One Streptomyces hundungensis DNA segment encodes these proteins:
- a CDS encoding MFS transporter produces MSARPRAAWPLVAVFTAGYLAAYLLPTVVGRLSSGLGLSPAQAGLVGSTLLLSSATAGFTLASRVERHGPRRLARWGLLLAVTGYGGAALTTLVPVVVAGAIVGGLGSGTATAVAASGIAAQRDPHRASTLGLLSVSATAGALYLTIPHLGGGHATPLASIALVAALVWPATRWLPGGSGVGAGRVVEAVGPLQPLGGVEGVGSSGGRLPHRRSGTVLAATMLCWSLAQNALWGVSGRIGLTQAGLTEVTVGMVFAAGLGAGLLGVLGAGALGARLGRAVPIGAGTAIIAGCVVVSASARGLASFAAGEVLWNVFYPVVLSYLIGLSASLDPRGRWAVLAGSASSLGVACGPLTGSLLSQYAGYRGMGMVLCALLLLIAGPMSVVALGGRVPARRATTPPTVALAS; encoded by the coding sequence ATGTCCGCACGCCCTCGTGCCGCCTGGCCCCTGGTCGCCGTCTTCACCGCCGGTTACCTCGCCGCCTATCTCCTTCCCACCGTCGTCGGACGGCTCTCCTCCGGCCTCGGGCTCTCCCCCGCACAGGCCGGCCTTGTCGGCTCGACGCTCCTGTTGAGCTCTGCGACGGCGGGCTTCACCCTCGCCTCCCGAGTCGAGCGGCACGGCCCGCGCCGGCTCGCCCGCTGGGGCCTCCTCCTCGCCGTCACCGGGTACGGCGGCGCCGCCCTCACCACCCTGGTGCCCGTCGTGGTGGCGGGCGCGATCGTCGGCGGCCTCGGCTCAGGTACCGCCACGGCGGTCGCCGCGTCCGGCATCGCCGCGCAGCGCGACCCCCACCGCGCCTCCACCCTGGGGCTGCTCTCCGTCTCGGCGACGGCGGGCGCCCTCTATCTGACGATCCCTCACCTCGGCGGCGGCCATGCGACCCCGCTCGCCTCGATCGCCCTCGTCGCGGCGCTGGTGTGGCCCGCGACGCGGTGGCTTCCGGGCGGGAGCGGAGTGGGTGCGGGCCGGGTGGTGGAGGCGGTCGGGCCCCTCCAACCCCTCGGGGGCGTCGAGGGCGTGGGGTCCTCGGGCGGGCGGCTGCCCCACCGTCGCTCCGGTACGGTCCTGGCCGCGACCATGCTTTGCTGGTCCCTCGCGCAGAACGCGCTGTGGGGGGTGAGCGGGCGGATCGGGCTCACCCAGGCCGGGCTCACCGAGGTCACCGTGGGCATGGTGTTCGCGGCGGGGCTCGGAGCGGGACTGCTCGGCGTGCTCGGGGCGGGTGCGCTCGGGGCGCGGCTCGGGCGGGCGGTGCCGATCGGGGCGGGTACGGCGATCATCGCGGGCTGCGTCGTGGTCAGCGCCTCGGCGCGGGGGCTCGCGTCGTTCGCGGCCGGGGAGGTCCTGTGGAACGTCTTCTACCCGGTGGTCCTGTCGTATCTGATCGGCCTGTCCGCGTCGCTCGACCCGCGCGGACGCTGGGCGGTGCTCGCGGGCTCCGCGTCCTCGCTGGGGGTGGCGTGCGGGCCCCTCACGGGCAGTCTGCTGTCCCAGTACGCGGGGTATCGGGGGATGGGGATGGTGCTGTGTGCGCTGCTTCTGCTCATCGCTGGGCCGATGAGTGTGGTGGCGCTGGGCGGGCGCGTGCCCGCGCGCCGGGCCACCACGCCGCCGACAGTAGCCCTGGCCTCCTGA
- the hrcA gene encoding heat-inducible transcriptional repressor HrcA produces MLSERRLEVLRAIVQDYVGTEEPVGSKALTERHALGVSPATVRNDMAVLEEEGFIAQPHTSAGRIPTDKGYRLFVDRLAGVKPLSSPERRAIQNFLDSAVDLDDVVARTVRLLAQLTRQVAVVQYPSLTRSTVRHVELLSLAAARLMLVLITDTGRVEQRMVDCPAPFGEAALADLRARLNARVVGRRFADVPQLVQDLPESFEPEDRGTVSTVLATLLETLVEETEERLMIGGTANLTRFGHDFPLTIRPVLEALEEQVVLLKLLGEAKESGMTVRIGHENNAHEGLNSTSVVSVGYGSGGEAVAKLGVVGPTRMDYPGTMGAVRAVARYVGQILAES; encoded by the coding sequence ATGCTCAGTGAACGCAGGCTCGAGGTGCTGCGCGCCATCGTCCAGGACTATGTCGGCACCGAGGAACCGGTGGGCTCCAAGGCCCTGACCGAGCGGCATGCGCTGGGCGTCTCGCCCGCGACGGTGCGCAACGACATGGCGGTCCTGGAGGAGGAGGGCTTCATCGCCCAGCCCCACACCAGCGCCGGCCGGATCCCGACGGACAAGGGATACCGGTTGTTCGTCGACCGGCTCGCGGGCGTCAAGCCCCTGTCGTCGCCGGAGCGGCGCGCCATCCAGAACTTCCTGGACAGCGCGGTGGACCTGGACGACGTGGTGGCCCGCACGGTGCGGCTGCTGGCGCAGCTGACCCGGCAGGTGGCGGTCGTCCAGTACCCGTCGCTGACCCGGTCCACGGTGCGGCATGTGGAGCTTCTCTCACTCGCGGCGGCCCGGCTGATGCTGGTGCTGATCACCGACACCGGCCGGGTCGAGCAGCGGATGGTCGACTGCCCGGCGCCGTTCGGCGAGGCCGCGCTCGCGGACCTGCGGGCCCGGCTCAACGCACGGGTGGTGGGGCGCCGCTTCGCGGACGTGCCGCAACTGGTGCAGGACCTGCCGGAGTCCTTTGAACCGGAGGACCGGGGAACCGTTTCGACGGTCCTCGCCACCCTCCTCGAAACCCTGGTCGAAGAGACCGAGGAGCGGTTGATGATCGGCGGCACCGCCAATCTCACCCGCTTCGGACACGACTTCCCGCTGACCATCAGGCCGGTGCTGGAGGCACTTGAAGAGCAGGTCGTGCTCCTCAAGCTGCTCGGCGAGGCCAAGGAATCGGGCATGACCGTACGCATCGGGCACGAGAACAACGCCCACGAGGGCCTGAACTCCACGTCCGTCGTCTCGGTCGGCTACGGTTCCGGCGGCGAGGCGGTCGCCAAACTCGGCGTGGTCGGACCGACCCGCATGGATTACCCCGGAACGATGGGAGCGGTACGCGCAGTGGCACGTTACGTCGGACAGATCCTGGCGGAGTCGTAA
- a CDS encoding adenosine deaminase, whose product MPLPKAELHLHIEGTLEPELAFELAARNGVELPYADTEELRKAYLFDDLQSFLNLYYSLMRVLRTEDDFAALADAYLTRAAAQGVRHAEIFFDPQAHIARGVPIGTVVEGLWRALSTSEERHGISTRLILCFLRDESAESALLTLEAARPYLDRITGVGLDSAEVGHPPAKFREVYEAAAALGLRRVAHAGEEGPPAYITEALDVLGVERVDHGLRALEDPDLVARLVRDRIPLTLCPLSNVRLRAIDTLEEHPLRAMMDAGLLCTVNSDDPAYFGGYVDDTFHAVREALELDRERLRELARNSFLAAFLEDEEGRRAGYLAEVSAYDFNTE is encoded by the coding sequence ATGCCGCTCCCCAAGGCCGAACTCCACCTCCACATCGAAGGCACCCTCGAACCCGAGCTGGCCTTCGAGCTCGCCGCGCGCAACGGCGTCGAGCTGCCGTACGCGGACACCGAGGAGCTGCGCAAGGCGTACCTCTTCGACGACTTGCAGTCCTTCCTGAACCTGTACTACTCGCTGATGAGGGTCCTGCGCACCGAGGACGACTTCGCCGCGCTGGCCGACGCCTATCTGACCCGGGCCGCCGCCCAGGGCGTACGCCACGCCGAGATCTTCTTCGACCCGCAGGCGCACATCGCGCGGGGCGTGCCCATCGGAACGGTGGTGGAGGGCCTGTGGCGCGCCCTGTCCACCAGCGAGGAACGCCACGGCATCTCGACCCGGCTCATCCTCTGCTTCCTGCGGGACGAGTCGGCGGAGTCGGCGCTGCTGACCCTGGAGGCGGCGCGGCCGTATCTGGACCGGATCACCGGCGTGGGGCTCGACTCGGCGGAGGTCGGCCACCCGCCGGCCAAGTTCCGCGAGGTGTACGAGGCGGCGGCGGCCCTCGGGCTGCGGCGGGTGGCCCACGCGGGGGAGGAGGGCCCGCCGGCGTACATCACGGAGGCGCTCGACGTGCTGGGCGTGGAGCGCGTCGACCACGGCCTGCGCGCCCTGGAGGACCCGGACCTGGTGGCCCGCCTGGTCCGGGACCGCATCCCGCTCACCCTGTGCCCGCTGTCGAACGTACGGCTGCGCGCGATCGACACGCTGGAGGAGCATCCGCTGCGGGCGATGATGGACGCGGGTCTGCTGTGCACGGTCAACTCCGACGACCCGGCGTATTTCGGGGGCTACGTGGACGACACGTTCCACGCCGTGCGCGAGGCGCTGGAGCTGGACCGGGAGCGGCTGCGGGAGTTGGCGCGGAATTCCTTCCTGGCGGCGTTCTTGGAGGACGAGGAGGGGAGGCGGGCGGGGTATTTGGCGGAGGTGTCGGCGTACGACTTCAACACGGAGTAG
- a CDS encoding nitronate monooxygenase → MALTDLCRYPIVQAPMAGGASGAALAAAVSEAGGLGFLAAGYKTADGMYQEIKQVRGLTGRPFGVNLFMPQDPATDPAAIEVYRQQLAGEATWYETPLGEADSGGDDNYEAKLAILREDPVPVVSFTFGCPDRTVLDAFAKIGTYTIVTVTTPEEAAIAHRAGADAVCVQGVEAGGHQGTYRDDPQSGGAGLGLLTLIALVRDAVPLPIVAAGGLMCGAQIAAVLAAGADAAQLGTAFLTCPESGASPVHKQALTDPLFVRTELTRAFSGRPARGLVNRFMREHGPYAPAAYPQVHQLTLGLRKAAAEAGDPQGMALWAGQGHRLARELPAARLVEVLAAELDDAAAQLTATLRNLRNLRSAS, encoded by the coding sequence ATGGCTTTGACCGATCTCTGCCGGTATCCGATCGTGCAGGCGCCCATGGCGGGAGGCGCCTCCGGTGCGGCGCTGGCCGCGGCCGTCTCCGAGGCCGGGGGCCTGGGATTCCTGGCCGCCGGTTACAAGACCGCCGACGGCATGTACCAGGAGATCAAGCAGGTGCGCGGGCTCACCGGCCGGCCCTTCGGCGTCAACCTGTTCATGCCGCAGGACCCGGCCACCGACCCCGCCGCCATCGAGGTCTACCGCCAACAGCTCGCGGGCGAGGCCACCTGGTACGAGACCCCGCTGGGGGAGGCCGACAGCGGCGGCGACGACAACTACGAGGCCAAGCTCGCCATCCTGCGCGAGGACCCGGTGCCGGTGGTCTCGTTCACCTTCGGCTGCCCCGACCGTACGGTGCTCGACGCCTTCGCGAAGATCGGCACGTACACGATCGTCACCGTCACGACGCCCGAGGAGGCGGCGATCGCGCACCGGGCCGGGGCGGACGCGGTGTGTGTGCAGGGGGTCGAGGCGGGCGGCCACCAGGGCACCTACCGCGACGACCCGCAGAGCGGCGGCGCCGGCCTGGGACTCCTCACGCTGATCGCCCTCGTACGGGACGCCGTCCCCCTGCCGATCGTCGCGGCCGGCGGACTCATGTGCGGCGCGCAGATCGCGGCGGTCCTCGCGGCGGGCGCCGACGCGGCCCAGTTGGGCACGGCGTTCCTGACGTGCCCCGAGTCGGGCGCGAGCCCGGTGCACAAGCAGGCGCTGACCGACCCCCTCTTCGTGCGTACGGAGCTGACCCGGGCGTTCTCCGGGCGCCCCGCGCGGGGCCTGGTGAACCGCTTCATGCGCGAGCACGGCCCCTACGCCCCCGCCGCCTACCCCCAGGTGCACCAGCTCACCCTTGGCCTGCGCAAGGCCGCGGCCGAGGCCGGTGACCCCCAGGGCATGGCGCTCTGGGCGGGCCAGGGCCACCGTCTCGCCCGGGAACTCCCGGCGGCCCGGCTCGTCGAGGTCCTGGCCGCCGAACTCGACGACGCGGCAGCCCAGTTGACCGCGACCCTGCGGAACCTGAGAAACCTGAGGAGTGCGTCATGA
- a CDS encoding 16S rRNA (uracil(1498)-N(3))-methyltransferase: MTAPVFVVDTVPVGGEFVLDGAEGRHAVSVKRLRPDEQVTLTDGAGNRADAVVLSAEGKDRLTVRITGYASEDEPAVRITVVQALPKGDRGEVAVETMTETGVDAIVPWQAARCITQWKGERGAKSLAKWRSTARESGKQSRRVRFPEVREALTTKQVAALLAEADLAVVLHEDPEVASAALATAELPAHGEIVLVVGPEGGVSPEELATFAEAGARPHRLGTSVLRTSTAGTVASAVLMSRTGRWS; this comes from the coding sequence ATGACCGCCCCGGTCTTCGTTGTCGACACGGTGCCCGTCGGCGGCGAGTTCGTCCTGGACGGAGCGGAGGGCCGGCACGCCGTCTCCGTCAAACGCCTGCGCCCCGACGAGCAGGTCACCCTGACCGACGGCGCCGGGAACCGGGCGGACGCCGTGGTGCTGTCCGCCGAGGGCAAGGACCGCCTGACCGTACGGATCACCGGGTACGCGAGCGAGGACGAGCCCGCGGTACGGATCACCGTGGTGCAGGCGCTGCCCAAGGGGGACCGGGGCGAGGTCGCCGTGGAGACGATGACCGAGACCGGCGTGGACGCGATCGTGCCGTGGCAGGCCGCGCGCTGCATCACCCAGTGGAAGGGCGAGCGCGGCGCCAAGTCCCTTGCCAAATGGCGCAGTACGGCCCGCGAGTCGGGCAAGCAGTCGCGCCGCGTCCGCTTCCCCGAGGTGCGGGAGGCGCTGACCACCAAGCAGGTCGCGGCGCTGCTGGCCGAGGCGGACCTGGCCGTGGTCCTGCACGAGGACCCCGAGGTCGCCTCGGCCGCCCTGGCCACGGCCGAGCTGCCCGCCCACGGGGAGATCGTCCTGGTCGTGGGCCCCGAGGGAGGCGTCTCCCCCGAGGAACTGGCCACCTTCGCCGAGGCGGGCGCCCGCCCCCACCGCCTGGGAACGAGCGTGCTCCGCACGTCGACGGCGGGGACGGTGGCGTCGGCGGTCCTGATGTCCCGAACGGGCCGCTGGTCCTGA
- a CDS encoding histidine triad nucleotide-binding protein, protein MAVEPQADCLFCKIVSGDVPATVVRETDTTVAFRDINPQAPTHVLVIPKVHHPDGASLAAAEPAIAADVLREAGEVAAQEGIGASGYRVVFNTGSGAGQTVFHAHAHVLGGRGLQWPPG, encoded by the coding sequence GTGGCCGTAGAGCCGCAGGCCGACTGCCTGTTCTGCAAAATCGTCTCGGGCGATGTCCCGGCGACCGTCGTGCGGGAGACCGACACCACGGTCGCCTTCCGTGACATCAACCCCCAGGCGCCGACCCACGTCCTGGTCATCCCGAAGGTCCACCACCCCGACGGCGCCTCGCTGGCGGCCGCGGAACCGGCCATCGCCGCGGACGTGCTGCGCGAGGCCGGAGAGGTCGCAGCGCAGGAGGGCATCGGCGCCTCCGGCTACCGGGTCGTGTTCAACACGGGCAGCGGCGCCGGCCAGACCGTCTTCCACGCCCACGCGCACGTCCTGGGAGGCCGCGGCCTCCAGTGGCCGCCCGGATAA
- a CDS encoding MBL fold metallo-hydrolase codes for MDVRWEEFGWERLGDGVGRRRLPIWDATAALVAGESSLLLCDTGATLREGAELRAQAEALFGRRVTHIALSHPHFDHVLGTAAFSGVQVYGAVGIERALGREAIRADAVGHGVSDRDAAEAADLLVPPHHSVCGEWTLELGGRQVLLANVGPGHSGHDLAVLVPASGGSPEIVFCGDLVEESGEPQAGPDAVPSRWPAALDRLLSLGGEDAVYVPGHGAVVDAAFVRAQRDGLAVRFGGAGS; via the coding sequence ATGGACGTCCGTTGGGAAGAGTTCGGCTGGGAGCGGCTGGGTGACGGCGTCGGGCGCAGACGCCTGCCGATCTGGGACGCCACGGCCGCGCTGGTCGCCGGCGAGAGCTCCTTGCTCCTGTGCGACACCGGGGCGACGCTGCGCGAGGGCGCCGAACTGCGGGCCCAGGCCGAGGCCCTCTTCGGCCGCCGTGTGACCCACATCGCGCTCAGCCACCCGCACTTCGACCACGTCCTGGGGACGGCCGCGTTCTCCGGGGTCCAGGTGTACGGAGCGGTCGGCATCGAGCGGGCGCTGGGCCGGGAGGCGATCCGTGCCGACGCCGTCGGCCACGGCGTGTCCGACCGGGACGCGGCCGAGGCCGCCGATCTGCTGGTCCCGCCGCACCACTCGGTGTGCGGCGAGTGGACGCTGGAGCTCGGCGGACGTCAGGTGCTGCTCGCCAATGTGGGCCCCGGGCACAGCGGGCACGACCTCGCGGTGCTCGTGCCCGCGAGTGGCGGCTCCCCGGAGATCGTCTTCTGCGGCGACCTCGTGGAGGAGTCGGGCGAGCCCCAGGCCGGCCCGGACGCGGTCCCCTCACGCTGGCCGGCCGCCCTGGACCGACTGCTCTCGCTGGGCGGCGAGGACGCGGTGTACGTGCCGGGGCACGGGGCGGTGGTGGACGCGGCGTTCGTCCGGGCCCAGCGGGATGGGCTCGCGGTGCGGTTCGGGGGGGCGGGGTCGTAG
- a CDS encoding ribonuclease Z, whose translation MSVRELVVLGTASQVPTRHRNHNGYLLRWDGEGILFDPGEGTQRQMLRAGVAAHDINRICVTHFHGDHSLGLAGVIQRINLDRVPHPVTAHYPLSGEHFFERLRYATAYRETVELGRAPVAGDGAVLATTPAYTLQARRLSHPVESYGYRLVEPDGRRILPELLAEHGIKGPDVGRLQRQGELNGVTLDDVSEVRRGQRFAFVMDTRLCDGVHALAEGCDMLTIESTFLDGDAQLAADHGHLTAGQAATVAREAGVRHLVLTHFSQRYSDPDEFERQARAAGFAGELTVAADLVRIPVPKRTTAA comes from the coding sequence GTGTCCGTCCGTGAATTGGTGGTGCTCGGCACCGCCAGCCAGGTCCCCACCCGGCACCGCAACCACAACGGCTATCTGCTGCGCTGGGACGGCGAGGGCATCCTCTTCGACCCCGGAGAGGGCACCCAGCGCCAGATGCTGCGGGCCGGGGTCGCGGCCCACGACATCAACCGGATCTGCGTCACGCACTTCCACGGCGACCACTCGCTGGGCCTGGCCGGAGTGATCCAGCGGATCAACCTCGACCGGGTCCCGCACCCGGTCACCGCGCACTACCCGCTCAGCGGCGAGCACTTCTTCGAACGGCTGCGGTACGCCACGGCCTACCGCGAGACGGTCGAGCTCGGCCGGGCGCCCGTCGCGGGGGACGGCGCGGTGCTGGCCACGACACCGGCGTACACCCTTCAGGCGCGCCGGCTCTCGCACCCCGTCGAGTCGTACGGCTACCGTCTCGTCGAGCCGGACGGGCGGCGGATACTGCCCGAACTGCTCGCCGAGCACGGCATTAAGGGCCCCGACGTGGGCCGCCTCCAGCGGCAGGGCGAGCTGAACGGCGTCACGCTCGACGACGTCAGCGAGGTCCGGCGGGGCCAGCGGTTCGCGTTCGTGATGGACACCCGCCTGTGCGACGGCGTCCACGCGCTGGCGGAGGGCTGCGACATGTTGACCATCGAGTCGACGTTCCTGGACGGGGACGCCCAACTAGCCGCGGACCACGGTCATTTGACGGCAGGTCAGGCGGCGACGGTGGCCCGGGAGGCGGGCGTACGCCACCTCGTGCTCACCCACTTCTCGCAGCGGTACTCCGACCCCGACGAGTTCGAGCGACAGGCCCGGGCCGCGGGATTCGCGGGCGAACTGACGGTGGCCGCGGACCTGGTCCGAATCCCGGTCCCCAAACGCACGACCGCCGCCTGA
- the dnaJ gene encoding molecular chaperone DnaJ, translating into MATDYYAVLGVRRDASQDEIKKAFRRLARELHPDVNPDPKTQERFKEINAAYEVLSDPQKKQVFDLGGDPLSSSGGGGGAGGFGAGGFGNFSDIMDAFFGTASQRGPRSRTRRGQDAMIRLEIDLNEAAFGTTKEIQVDTAVVCTTCSGEGAAPGTSAQTCDMCRGRGEVSQVTRSFLGQVMTSRPCPQCQGFGTVVPTPCPECAGDGRIRSRRTLTVKIPAGVDNGTRIQLAGEGEVGPGGGPAGDLYVEIHEVAHDVFQRRGDDLHCTVTIPMTAAALGTKVPLQTLDGMEEVDIRPGSQSGQSIPLHGRGITHLRGGGRGDLIVHVEVLTPSKLDPQQEDLLRQLAKLRGEERPTGQFQPGQQGLFSRLKDAFNGR; encoded by the coding sequence GTGGCCACGGACTACTACGCCGTACTCGGCGTGCGCCGCGACGCATCACAGGACGAGATCAAGAAGGCCTTCCGGAGGCTCGCGCGGGAACTCCATCCCGATGTGAACCCCGACCCGAAGACCCAGGAGCGGTTCAAGGAGATCAACGCCGCTTACGAGGTCCTCTCCGACCCGCAGAAGAAGCAGGTCTTCGACCTCGGCGGGGACCCGCTGTCGTCGTCGGGCGGCGGCGGTGGCGCGGGCGGCTTCGGCGCGGGCGGCTTCGGCAACTTCTCGGACATCATGGACGCCTTCTTCGGCACGGCCTCGCAGCGCGGCCCGCGCTCGCGGACCCGCCGCGGCCAGGACGCCATGATCCGCCTGGAGATCGACCTCAACGAGGCGGCCTTCGGCACCACCAAGGAGATCCAGGTCGACACCGCCGTGGTGTGTACGACCTGTTCGGGCGAGGGCGCGGCCCCCGGCACCTCCGCGCAGACCTGTGACATGTGTCGCGGTCGCGGCGAGGTGTCCCAGGTCACCCGGTCCTTCCTGGGCCAGGTCATGACCTCCCGCCCCTGCCCGCAGTGCCAGGGCTTCGGCACCGTGGTCCCCACCCCGTGCCCGGAGTGCGCGGGCGACGGCCGCATCCGCTCGCGGCGCACCCTCACCGTGAAGATCCCCGCCGGTGTCGACAACGGCACCCGGATCCAGCTCGCGGGCGAGGGCGAGGTCGGCCCCGGCGGCGGCCCCGCCGGCGACCTGTACGTGGAGATCCACGAGGTGGCCCACGACGTGTTCCAGCGCCGTGGCGACGACCTGCACTGCACGGTCACCATCCCCATGACGGCGGCGGCGCTCGGCACCAAGGTGCCGCTCCAGACGCTCGACGGCATGGAGGAGGTGGACATCCGCCCGGGCAGCCAGTCCGGCCAGTCCATCCCGCTGCACGGCCGCGGCATCACGCATCTGCGCGGCGGCGGCCGGGGCGACCTCATCGTGCACGTCGAGGTCCTCACCCCGAGCAAGCTCGACCCCCAACAGGAGGACCTGCTGCGCCAGTTGGCGAAGCTGCGCGGCGAGGAGCGCCCCACGGGCCAGTTCCAGCCGGGTCAGCAGGGACTGTTCTCCCGTCTGAAGGACGCCTTCAACGGACGCTGA
- a CDS encoding DUF3097 domain-containing protein, whose amino-acid sequence MRSYSPDLTPPWKKKQAPVPEVPAETDLVVEEVSSGFCGAVIRCEKTAEGPTVTLEDRFGKHRVFPLAPRGFLLEGKVVTLVRPSASAPAPQRPARTASGSVAVPGARARVARAGRIYVEGRHDAELVEKVWGDDLRIEGVVVEYLEGIDDLPAIVAEFAPGPDARLGVLVDHLVPGSKESRIAASVTHPDVLVVGHPYIDVWEAVKPASVGIGGWPVVPRGQDWKTGVCRALGWAENTGAAWQRILAGVRTYRDLDPSLLGSVEHLIDFVTAP is encoded by the coding sequence ATGCGCAGCTACAGCCCTGATCTGACCCCGCCTTGGAAGAAGAAGCAGGCGCCCGTTCCCGAGGTGCCTGCCGAGACCGACCTCGTGGTCGAGGAGGTCTCCTCGGGATTCTGCGGAGCGGTGATCCGCTGCGAGAAGACGGCCGAGGGGCCGACGGTCACCCTTGAGGACCGGTTCGGCAAGCACCGCGTCTTCCCGCTCGCGCCCCGCGGCTTCCTCCTGGAGGGCAAGGTGGTCACCCTCGTACGCCCCTCCGCCTCCGCACCCGCCCCGCAGCGCCCCGCGCGTACCGCCTCCGGGTCGGTGGCCGTGCCGGGGGCGCGGGCCCGGGTGGCGCGGGCCGGGCGGATCTACGTCGAGGGGCGTCACGACGCGGAGCTCGTCGAGAAGGTGTGGGGGGACGACCTGCGGATCGAGGGCGTGGTCGTCGAGTACCTGGAGGGCATCGACGACCTCCCGGCGATCGTCGCCGAGTTCGCGCCCGGGCCGGACGCGCGGCTCGGCGTCCTGGTCGACCACCTGGTCCCGGGCTCGAAGGAGTCCCGCATCGCGGCGTCCGTGACCCATCCGGACGTACTGGTCGTCGGCCACCCCTACATCGACGTGTGGGAGGCGGTGAAGCCGGCGTCCGTGGGGATCGGGGGGTGGCCGGTGGTGCCGCGGGGGCAGGACTGGAAGACGGGGGTGTGTCGGGCGTTGGGGTGGGCCGAGAATACGGGGGCGGCTTGGCAGCGGATTTTGGCGGGGGTGCGGACGTATCGGGACCTGGATCCGTCCCTGCTCGGCTCCGTAGAACACCTCATCGACTTCGTCACGGCCCCGTAG
- the hemW gene encoding radical SAM family heme chaperone HemW, whose protein sequence is MPSVLPDGEPMPEDGSLPRPALEGAGERPLGFYLHVPYCATRCGYCDFNTYTASELVGKGGVLASRDNYADMVVEEIRLARKVLSGDTRPVRTVFVGGGTPTLLAAADLVRMLAAVREEFGLADDAEVTTEANPESVNPAYLAELREGGFNRVSFGMQSARQHVLKVLDRTHTPGRPEACVAEARAAGFDHVNLDLIYGTPGESDEDWRASLTAAVGAGPDHISAYALIVEEGTQLARRIRRGEVPMTDDDEHADRYLIADEVLGAAGYSWYEVSNWATTEAGRCLHNELYWRGADWWGAGPGAHSHVGGVRWWNVKHPGAYAAALAAGRSPGAGREVLSAEDRRVERILLELRLREGCPLDLLRPAGLSAARGAVGEGLLSEPEFSAGRAVLTLRGRLLADAVVRALVD, encoded by the coding sequence ATGCCTTCCGTACTGCCCGATGGTGAGCCCATGCCCGAGGACGGGTCGCTGCCCCGCCCTGCCCTGGAGGGCGCCGGGGAGCGGCCGCTCGGGTTCTACCTGCACGTTCCGTACTGCGCGACGCGCTGCGGCTACTGCGACTTCAACACGTACACGGCGAGCGAACTGGTCGGCAAGGGCGGCGTCCTCGCCTCCCGCGACAACTACGCGGACATGGTCGTCGAGGAGATCCGCCTCGCCCGCAAGGTGCTGTCCGGCGACACCCGGCCGGTGCGGACGGTCTTCGTCGGCGGCGGCACCCCCACCCTGCTCGCGGCGGCCGACCTGGTGCGCATGCTGGCGGCGGTACGCGAGGAATTCGGCCTCGCCGACGACGCGGAGGTGACGACCGAGGCCAACCCGGAATCGGTGAACCCGGCCTACCTCGCGGAGCTGCGCGAGGGCGGCTTCAACCGCGTCTCCTTCGGGATGCAGAGCGCCCGGCAGCACGTCCTGAAGGTCCTCGACCGCACGCACACCCCCGGCCGCCCCGAGGCCTGCGTCGCCGAGGCCCGGGCGGCGGGCTTCGACCACGTCAACCTCGACCTCATCTACGGCACGCCCGGCGAGAGCGACGAGGACTGGCGGGCCTCGCTCACCGCGGCCGTCGGCGCGGGCCCCGACCACATCAGCGCGTACGCCCTGATCGTCGAGGAGGGCACCCAGCTCGCCCGGCGCATCCGGCGCGGTGAGGTGCCCATGACCGACGACGACGAGCACGCGGACCGCTACCTCATCGCGGACGAGGTGCTCGGCGCGGCCGGCTACTCCTGGTACGAGGTCTCCAACTGGGCCACCACGGAGGCGGGCCGCTGCCTCCACAACGAGCTGTACTGGCGCGGGGCGGACTGGTGGGGGGCGGGGCCCGGCGCCCACAGCCATGTGGGCGGGGTGCGGTGGTGGAACGTCAAGCACCCCGGGGCGTATGCGGCGGCGCTGGCGGCCGGGCGGTCGCCGGGGGCCGGGCGGGAGGTGCTGTCCGCGGAGGATCGCCGGGTGGAGCGCATCCTCCTCGAACTCCGCCTCCGCGAGGGCTGCCCCCTCGACCTCCTGCGGCCGGCCGGGCTTTCCGCGGCGCGCGGGGCGGTGGGGGAGGGGTTGTTGTCGGAGCCCGAGTTTTCCGCGGGGCGGGCGGTTTTGACCCTGCGGGGTCGACTCCTGGCGGACGCGGTAGTCCGAGCCCTGGTCGACTGA